In Primulina eburnea isolate SZY01 chromosome 3, ASM2296580v1, whole genome shotgun sequence, one DNA window encodes the following:
- the LOC140827705 gene encoding small GTPase LIP1 → MFWREKERENIEQAGGPPCGQVRVLVVGDSGVGKTSLVHLILKGSSVAHPPQTIGCTVGVKHTTYASSGSSSNIIKGDTERDFFIELWDISGHERYKDCRSLFYSQINGVMFVHDLSQRRTKTSLQKWATEIAVSGTFSAPLASGGPGGLPVPYIVIGNKADIASKDGTRGSSGNLVDVARQWVEKQGLLAPSEELPLTESFPGNGGLLAAAKEARYDKEAVMKFFRMLIRRRYFSDELPGATTWSAQVNRPLTQSGEITSDNDQSYRTSSLMGDPYKYNVLPPLPAQRNLTPPPTLYPQQPMSTPDNYSIPKFTLANSSQDLTSARSKRADINV, encoded by the exons ATGTTTTGGAGAGAAAAGGAAAGAGAGAACATAGAGCAGGCTGGCGGACCTCCATGTGGGCAGGTCAGAGTGCTGGTTGTCGGAGATTCAG GTGTGGGAAAAACTTCTCTGGTTCATCTGATTTTGAAAGGCTCTTCTGTTGCTCATCCACCTCAAACAATTGGCTGTACTGTTGGTGTCAAG CATACTACCTATGCAAGTTCTGGTAGCTCATCAAATATTATCAAAGGAGACACTGAGAGAGATTTTTTTATTGAGCTCTGGGACATATCAGGACACGAGAGATACAAAGATTGCCGGTCTCTGTTCTATTCTCAAATCAATG GTGTCATGTTTGTTCATGATCTCTCGCAAAGGAGGACAAAAACTAGCTTGCAGAAGTGGGCTACTGAGATTGCAGTAAGTGGGACATTTTCAGCTCCTTTGGCTTCTGGAGGTCCTGGTGGTCTGCCTGTTCCCTACATCGTTATTGGTAACAAAGCAGATATTGCTTCGAAAGACGGAACACGAGGGAGCAGTGGTAATCTTGTTGATGTAGCTCGCCAATGGGTCGAAAAACAGGGATTACTTGCACCAAGCGAGGAACTTCCATTGACTGAAAGTTTCCCTGGCAATGGAGGCCTTCTAGCG GCTGCCAAAGAAGCTAGATATGACAAGGAAGCGGTGATGAAATTTTTTCGAATG TTGATTAGGAGAAGGTACTTCTCAGATGAATTGCCTGGTGCAACTACATGGTCTGCTCAAGTTAACAGGCCACTGACACAATCTGGTGAAATTACAAGTGATAATGACCAATCGTACAGAACTTCAAG TCTGATGGGCGATCCGTACAAGTACAATGTACTTCCTCCCCTTCCTGCTCAGCGCAACTTGACGCCACCTCCAACGCTTTATCCCCAGCAGCCCATGTCAACACCTGACAACTACAGCATCCCAAAGTTCACGTTGGCAAACTCATCCCAGGACCTCACTAGTGCAAGATCGAAGCGTGCAGACATTAATGTATGA
- the LOC140827403 gene encoding uncharacterized protein — protein sequence MDMKRRKLLLLVMVQQILFTNLVLLYLLIRRRPRMVARRHRATLNTPVTYNMTQRINAQFCHLNMIIDAGDVQCLLNLRMNRNAFGRLCYLLMHIGGLTDSRYVRVQEKVAMFLSVLAHHKKNRVTSHDYMRSGQTVSAHFHEVMRALLKLYTLLLVKPTPVDETCDSEPWKWFEGCLGALDGTHIGVHVRARDKAKYRTRKGTIAVNVLGVCDRNMNFIYTLTGWEGSAADARVLRDALTRDDAFKVPRGCYYLCDNGYANVDGFLTPYRRVRYHRDAWGNRASAPQDHKELFNWRHSQARNIIERLFGLLKKRWAILRSPSFFPLHVQNQIILACILLHNFIRNQIPDDPLEEYDEQVGSPIHDTHNEYISSLESSNEWVNWRDQITRRSFRVIMDSVATSGSGTARCNKPDKTRRSWSGREEDELIQSLKDITTKGWKSENGFKAGYLTLLENAMHTTLPGTNIRGNPHINSKIHVWKKTYSSLVTLLSKSGVGWNDTDNTIDATDETWESIVKHDPTMRAMRHKQWTHFNDWAEIFGNDRATGEQSKTFETALQQVLNLGEEVPHGDFLGENRTYIPFDGVDDSISETHTPTSKTNAGASSKS from the exons ATGGACATGAAACGTAGAAAACTTCTACTGCTTGTAATGGTACAACAAATATTGTTTACAAATTTGGTGCTGTTGTATCTTCTAATCCGACGACGTCCGAGAATGGTTGCCCGTCGACATCGTGCGACTCTTAATACACCTGTTACGTACAACATGACACAAAGAATCAATGCTCAATTTTGCCATTTGAATATGATTATTGATGCGGGTGATGTTCAATGTCTGCTGAACTTGAGAATGAATCGAAATGCATTTGGAAGGTTGTGCTATCTTCTAATGCACATAGGAGGACTAACAGATTCTCGGTATGTCCGCGTCCAAGAAAAGGTTGCAATGTTTTTGTCTGTATTGGCACACCATAAGAAAAATCGGGTAACCAGTCACGATTACATGCGTAGTGGGCAGACAGTCAGCGCACATTTTCATGAAGTTATGCGTGCGTTGTTGAAATTGTATACGTTACTTCTTGTGAAGCCTACCCCTGTGGATGAGACATGTGACAGCGAGCCTTGGAAATGGTTTGAG GGTTGTCTAGGTGCATTGGATGGAACTCATATCGGCGTACACGTTCGTGCCAGAGACAAAGCAAAATATAGAACCAGAAAAGGAACTATTGCAGTTAACGTTTTGGGGGTTTGTGATCGAAATATGAACTTTATTTACACTCTAACTGGTTGGGAAGGATCGGccgccgatgccagagttttaCGAGATGCATTAACTCGGGATGATGCATTCAAGGTTCCAAGAG GTTGTTATTACCTTTGTGACAATGGATACGCTAATGTGGATGGTTTCTTGACTCCGTACAGACGAGTAAGATATCATAGGGATGCTTGGGGCAATCGTGCATCAGCACCACAAGATCACAAGGAGTTATTTAATTGGAGGCATTCGCAAGCAAGAAACATTATTGAAAGATTGTTTGGTTTGTTGAAAAAGAGATGGGCTATCCTTCGAAGTCCTTCATTCTTCCCCTTGCATGTTCAAAACCAAATAATTCTGGCTTGCATTCTATTACATAATTTCATCCGTAATCAAATTCCGGACGATCCTTTAGAGGAATACGATGAACAAGTTGGCAGTCCAATTCATGATACACATAATGAGTACATTAGCAGTTTGGAGTCATCGAACGAATGGGTTAATTGGCGAGATCA AATTACTAGACGCAGCTTTCGTGTAATCATGGACAGTGTAGCAACTTCTGGTAGCGGCACTGCGAGGTGCAACAAACCAGACAAGACACGGCGAAGTTGGAGTGGCCGTGAAGAAGATGAGTTAATTCAGTCACTGAAAGACATTACGACCAAGGGTTGGAAAAGTGAGAATGGTTTCAAAGCAGGTTACTTAACTTTGTTGGAGAATGCAATGCATACGACATTACCAGGAACAAATATACGTGGGAATCCTcatataaattcaaaaatacatGTGTGGAAAAAAACATATAGTAGTTTGGTGACATTGTTATCGAAGAGTGGAGTCGGTTGGAATGACACTGATAACACGATCGATGCTACAGACGAGACTTGGGAATCAATTGTGAAG CATGACCCAACTATGAGAGCAATGCGGCATAAGCAGTGGACGCATTTCAATGATTGGGCTGAAATCTTCGGAAATGATAGAGCTACTGGAGAGCAATCGAAGACTTTTGAGACTGCTTTACAACAAGTTCTTAATCTCGGTGAAGAAGTTCCACACGGAGATTTCCTTGGCGAGAATCGTACATATATCCCGTTCGATGGTGTTGATGATTCAATATCTGAGACGCATACGCCAACATCTAAAACAAATGCAGGTGCGTCTTCTAAAAGTTAA